The Carassius carassius chromosome 2, fCarCar2.1, whole genome shotgun sequence genome has a segment encoding these proteins:
- the LOC132102486 gene encoding endosialin-like, translating to MRGMGCSVICVILLSSLLCLYGVQTQELKEQDALCSEDGCYVLYFQRKIFLDAWRSCKEHGGNLATIRHPKQAAMVKELFSNVELRPHHRDRANIWIGLQRQPRQCSPTRPLRGFSWITGDQDTQYTNWLQESSTSTCSSPRCVVMPYSTAAHEQVHNLKWKDGPCSISVDGYLCRYNFPGMCTAIASEGGGNTLYTTPFNLLSTLLTHIPYRSVATVPCPAKDDQSIMCTQKENGTVGWNREPPFCSDKPKTSRCDKDNGGCHHNCIEDDSQYLCDCREGFLLAEDGVSCLPSDPCTLVMGITVSLSVMGGYRCACPDGYMLASDERSCVDVDECIQSPCEHICVNAPGSFECHCRDGYRQDEKGACKDLDECSDNRCEYDCENTLGSHICHCHPGYAPLQENQNRCHDIDECQIEGTCEQMCINYAGFFECYCKEGYTLQSDQYSCKPIEEDMDTPSTTVSNPWITHNPLRESEDPEYPWIPPPDSDWSWLTELPNVETVPTDLIWTTEEEPERTTLTESSPEVINVDGDLNPEHPAHNAFFPPAILTPVPDYYEEESTMVPTVLPSSTASGGAWNWHWLSSTQTKPETQETATNPLDLFGEYESNEQDHYNIDMYDDKSTTFGPGQQTSTKSPMQSQGTDVTDNYNSSDQSQGTTWLLVGLLVPLCIFIVVMVVLGIIYCTRYTVKPQNKNTSDCYHWIAGAGDKAAADLSDSVTKTHV from the coding sequence ATGAGAGGTATGGGCTGTTCAGTTATATGTGTTATTCTGCTGTCctcactactgtgcctctatggGGTGCAAACTCAGGAATTGAAAGAACAGGATGCACTCTGCAGCGAGGATGGGTGCTATGTGCTCTATTTTCAGCGCAAGATCTTCCTGGATGCTTGGCGTAGCTGCAAGGAACACGGAGGGAACCTGGCCACCATCAGGCATCCAAAGCAAGCAGCAATGGTGAAGGAGCTCTTCTCGAATGTGGAACTGAGACCACACCACAGAGACAGGGCAAATATCTGGATTGGCCTTCAGAGGCAACCCCGACAATGTTCACCCACCCGACCCCTACGTGGCTTCTCGTGGATCACTGGAGATCAGGACACCCAGTACACTAACTGGCTCCAAGAAAGCTCGACCAGTACCTGCTCATCCCCACGATGTGTGGTGATGCCTTACAGCACTGCGGCCCATGAGCAAGTGCATAATCTGAAATGGAAGGACGGACCTTGTTCGATTTCAGTGGATGGCTACCTGTGCAGGTACAACTTCCCAGGCATGTGTACAGCTATTGCTAGTGAGGGAGGTGGGAATACACTGTATACTACCCCTTTTAACCTTCTGAGTACCCTCTTAACACATATCCCATATAGATCAGTTGCAACTGTACCTTGTCCTGCTAAAGATGACCAATCAATTATGTGCACACAAAAGGAAAATGGAACTGTAGGTTGGAACAGGGAACCACCTTTTTGCTCTGATAAACCTAAGACAAGCAGGTGCGATAAAGACAATGGCGGTTGCCATCACAATTGCATTGAGGATGACTCACAATACCTCTGTGACTGTCGTGAGGGCTTTCTCCTGGCTGAGGATGGGGTAAGTTGCTTACCATCTGACCCTTGTACCCTTGTAATGGGAATCACTGTGAGTTTGAGTGTGATGGGTGGCTACCGCTGTGCTTGTCCTGATGGCTACATGCTGGCATCTGATGAACGGAGCTGTGTAGATGTCGATGAATGCATACAGAGTCCCTGTGAGCATATCTGTGTAAATGCTCCTGGATCCTTTGAGTGTCACTGCCGGGATGGCTACCGACAAGATGAAAAGGGTGCCTGTAAAGATCTAGATGAGTGTTCGGACAACCGTTGTGAGTATGACTGTGAGAACACATTGGGCTCCCATATTTGCCACTGCCATCCTGGTTATGCCCCATTACAAGAGAACCAGAATCGCTGTCACGACATCGATGAATGTCAAATTGAAGGAACATGTGAACAGATGTGCATCAATTACGCAGGATTCTTTGAGTGCTACTGTAAAGAAGGTTATACTCTTCAGTCTGACCAATATTCCTGCAAACCCATTGAGGAGGACATGGACACTCCCTCAACCACGGTCTCCAACCCATGGATTACTCACAACCCCCTTAGGGAATCAGAAGATCCAGAATACCCATGGATCCCTCCCCCTGATTCTGATTGGAGCTGGCTGACTGAGCTGCCCAATGTGGAGACAGTTCCGACAGACCTTATTTGGACAACTGAAGAGGAACCTGAAAGGACTACACTGACTGAAAGCTCCCCTGAGGTCATTAATGTTGATGGTGACCTTAATCCAGAACATCCAGCTCATAATGCTTTTTTTCCACCAGCAATTCTGACACCCGTACCAGACTATTATGAGGAAGAGAGCACCATGGTTCCCACAGTCCTCCCTTCCTCCACAGCTTCAGGCGGAGCTTGGAATTGGCACTGGTTAAGCTCAACCCAAACAAAACCTGAGACACAGGAAACTGCAACTAACCCTCTTGACctttttggagaatatgagtCTAATGAACAAGATCATTATAATATTGACATGTATGATGATAAATCAACCACCTTTGGTCCAGGGCAGCAAACTTCCACCAAGTCTCCAATGCAGTCACAAGGAACAGATGTCACTGATAATTACAACAGCAGTGACCAGAGTCAAGGAACCACCTGGTTGCTAGTTGGATTGCTAGTGCCACTTTGCATCTTCATTGTGGTGATGGTGGTCCTGGGAATTATCTATTGTACTCGCTACACTGTTAAACCACAGAACAAGAACACCAGCGATTGCTATCACTGGATTGCCGGTGCTGGTGATAAAGCAGCTGCTGACTTATCTGATAGCGTAACCAAAACCCATGTTTAA